From one Spiroplasma endosymbiont of Lasioglossum villosulum genomic stretch:
- a CDS encoding IS30 family transposase, which produces MSYKHLGIDERIYIENQLKFKFKISEIAKNLNRSISTIIREINRNKDNNHYFSLIAQNKAENRKQSHISFHKFKNKNLVKYVQQKLLLGWSPEQIYGRIKNFHKEWVISFKTIYTWIYFGMLDKVTSKNLRRKGKKRKSKENRGKFNGKSIKERDINVNDRITLGHWEGDTIVSSRGKSKSCLITLVERVSRFTLAILVKNRTTKVINKNVSYYLSILPKNIVKTITFDRGKEFSNWQQLEKNLDIKIYFANPYSPWQRGTNENTNGLIREKFPKKFIFSKTNKNEVHKFILSLNQRPRKILNYLSPIEYLDRKII; this is translated from the coding sequence ATGAGTTATAAACATCTTGGCATAGATGAAAGGATTTATATTGAGAATCAATTGAAATTTAAATTTAAAATTAGTGAAATAGCTAAAAATCTTAATCGAAGTATTAGTACTATTATTCGAGAAATTAATAGAAATAAAGATAATAATCATTATTTTTCATTAATTGCACAAAATAAAGCTGAAAATCGAAAACAATCACATATTAGTTTTCATAAGTTTAAAAATAAGAATTTAGTAAAATATGTACAACAAAAATTACTATTAGGTTGATCACCTGAACAAATTTATGGCAGAATTAAAAATTTTCATAAAGAGTGAGTTATTAGTTTTAAAACAATTTATACTTGAATTTATTTTGGAATGCTTGATAAAGTTACTAGTAAAAATTTAAGAAGAAAAGGTAAAAAACGAAAATCTAAAGAAAATCGTGGCAAGTTTAATGGTAAATCAATTAAAGAACGAGATATAAATGTTAATGATCGTATAACACTTGGTCATTGAGAAGGAGATACTATAGTATCATCACGAGGTAAAAGCAAATCATGTTTAATAACTTTAGTTGAAAGAGTATCACGATTTACTTTAGCAATATTAGTTAAAAACAGAACTACTAAAGTTATTAATAAAAATGTTAGTTATTATTTATCAATTCTTCCTAAAAACATTGTTAAAACTATTACTTTTGATCGTGGCAAAGAATTTTCAAATTGACAACAACTTGAAAAAAATTTAGATATAAAAATTTATTTTGCCAATCCATATTCACCTTGACAAAGAGGTACTAATGAAAATACTAATGGTTTAATTAGAGAAAAATTTCCTAAAAAATTTATTTTTTCAAAAACTAATAAAAATGAAGTTCATAAATTTATATTGTCTTTAAACCAAAGACCAAGAAAAATACTAAATTATCTTTCACCAATCGAATATTTGGATAGAAAAATAATTTAG
- a CDS encoding VirB4 family type IV secretion system protein has translation MLNGGLNDYKGLYLGENTTNDAMLFDQFMLNDKRKNHNQIIIGTSGSGKSTLTKKEIAFHLNMGRTVIVIDPEREYQNLCNYYKGQWIDIGNATIGRINPLQVLDNNFKELDEATTENFDEINEAPVSNHLRTLTQWFRTLYHDLKERELRVLINEIQKTYTKFQITNATDISKLKPGQFPTFQNLYETICHSYQEKPNKTLNELMDIIQYDFCNDGQYSKLWNGHTTLNFNNQFVVYDVWTLFDQDIPKIIAAQLYLVLVFIKGEVKRNRFKKDKELIIVIDEAHLAIDKDNPVALNFMYQMVKRCRKYHAGIIITTQNINDFTGTEDIKKKTTAMINNTQYTFIFNLAPSDLNDVKLLYQSYGGLSPEETDFIQRAGKGDALMIVHSYERYCLNISILNSEFKAFDNIK, from the coding sequence TTGTTAAATGGTGGTTTAAACGACTATAAAGGGTTATATTTAGGTGAAAACACAACTAATGATGCAATGTTATTCGACCAATTTATGCTTAATGATAAACGTAAGAATCATAATCAAATTATCATTGGTACTAGTGGTAGTGGTAAATCTACTTTAACTAAAAAAGAAATTGCTTTTCACTTAAACATGGGGCGAACTGTTATTGTTATTGATCCTGAACGTGAGTATCAAAACTTATGTAACTATTACAAAGGTCAATGAATTGATATTGGTAATGCCACTATCGGTCGTATTAATCCTTTACAAGTTTTAGATAATAATTTTAAAGAATTAGATGAAGCTACAACTGAAAACTTTGATGAAATTAATGAAGCTCCAGTATCTAATCATCTACGAACATTAACGCAATGATTTAGAACCCTATATCATGATTTAAAAGAAAGAGAATTACGAGTCTTAATTAATGAAATTCAAAAAACATATACTAAATTTCAAATTACTAATGCTACTGATATTAGTAAATTGAAACCAGGACAATTTCCTACCTTCCAAAATTTATATGAGACTATTTGTCATAGTTACCAAGAAAAGCCAAATAAAACCTTAAATGAATTAATGGATATTATTCAGTATGACTTTTGTAATGATGGTCAATATAGTAAATTATGAAACGGTCATACAACATTAAATTTTAATAATCAATTTGTTGTTTATGATGTTTGAACATTATTCGATCAAGATATTCCTAAAATTATAGCTGCTCAGTTATACTTAGTTCTTGTTTTTATTAAAGGTGAGGTTAAACGTAATCGATTTAAAAAGGATAAAGAATTAATCATCGTTATTGATGAAGCTCACTTAGCGATTGATAAAGATAACCCTGTAGCTCTTAATTTTATGTATCAAATGGTAAAACGTTGTCGTAAGTATCATGCTGGAATTATTATTACAACTCAAAATATTAATGACTTTACAGGTACTGAAGATATTAAAAAGAAAACAACAGCCATGATTAATAATACCCAATATACTTTTATTTTTAATCTTGCTCCTAGTGATTTGAATGATGTTAAATTATTATATCAATCATATGGAGGTCTTTCACCTGAAGAAACAGATTTTATTCAACGAGCAGGTAAGGGCGACGCATTAATGATTGTTCATAGTTATGAACGTTATTGCTTGAATATTAGTATTTTAAATAGTGAATTTAAAGCATTTGATAATATAAAATAA
- the dnaB gene encoding replicative DNA helicase: MSNNSQYINNAEVNVLSAMIQSSPACESALNLLAPHDFTINSNQIIFKTITNLYKNNSGIDVTTIAEELVKQNNLDKIGGIEYLSSLVAQYITDANLKEHIDILIERTTKRQLENALKNIGKELQSEKSINEVLIAAEAQIVQVSSERNHEEMLPISEHIDDVVTKIEQLQKSTVNITGTSSGINNLDMITSGFQRGDLIILAARPSMGKTALALNFALNAANEQDNKNDVVVIFSLEMPKDQLITRMISCQGHFDANRLRNKSKFTQADWNRISATAEQLKQKRIIIDDTPGLRVLELQTKLRKLSRENSIKLVIIDYLQLLTGRDSESRQQEVSNISRSLKILARELRVPIVCLSQLSRMVERREEKRPLMSDLRESGAIEQDADVIMFLYRDDYYKEKNREETTSSQESNLAEILISKHRNGPTGKVVTVFIPKWGKFENYTG; encoded by the coding sequence ATGTCTAACAATAGTCAATATATAAATAATGCAGAAGTTAATGTTTTAAGTGCGATGATTCAATCATCACCAGCATGTGAAAGTGCATTAAATTTATTGGCACCACATGACTTTACAATTAATTCTAATCAAATTATTTTTAAAACAATTACCAATCTTTATAAAAATAATTCTGGTATTGATGTAACAACTATTGCCGAAGAATTAGTTAAGCAAAATAATTTGGATAAAATTGGTGGAATTGAATATTTATCTTCTTTAGTGGCTCAATATATTACTGATGCTAATTTAAAAGAACACATTGATATTTTGATTGAAAGAACTACTAAACGACAATTAGAAAATGCTTTAAAAAATATTGGTAAAGAGTTACAAAGTGAAAAGTCAATTAATGAAGTTTTAATTGCTGCTGAAGCTCAAATTGTACAAGTAAGTAGTGAACGTAATCATGAAGAGATGTTGCCAATTAGTGAACACATTGATGATGTGGTAACTAAAATTGAACAACTACAAAAATCAACAGTTAATATTACTGGTACAAGTTCAGGTATTAACAATTTGGATATGATTACTAGTGGTTTTCAACGAGGTGACTTAATTATTTTAGCAGCTAGACCTTCAATGGGTAAAACCGCCTTAGCACTTAATTTTGCTTTAAATGCTGCTAATGAACAAGATAATAAAAACGATGTTGTTGTTATTTTTTCATTAGAAATGCCAAAAGATCAATTAATTACAAGAATGATTTCTTGTCAAGGACATTTTGATGCTAATCGTTTACGTAATAAGTCTAAATTTACACAGGCTGATTGAAATCGTATTAGTGCTACTGCTGAGCAATTGAAACAAAAAAGAATTATTATTGATGATACACCTGGTTTAAGAGTTTTAGAGTTGCAAACTAAATTAAGAAAATTAAGTCGTGAAAATAGCATTAAGTTAGTAATTATTGATTATTTACAGTTATTAACTGGTAGAGATAGTGAATCACGTCAACAAGAAGTTTCAAATATTTCTCGTAGTTTAAAAATTTTGGCAAGAGAATTAAGAGTACCAATTGTTTGTTTATCACAATTATCAAGAATGGTGGAGAGACGTGAAGAAAAACGCCCTTTAATGTCTGATTTACGTGAGTCAGGGGCTATTGAACAAGATGCTGATGTAATTATGTTTTTATATCGTGATGATTATTATAAGGAAAAAAATAGAGAAGAAACAACAAGTTCACAAGAAAGTAATCTTGCTGAAATTCTTATTTCTAAACATCGAAACGGCCCGACAGGAAAAGTAGTAACTGTTTTTATTCCAAAATGAGGTAAGTTTGAAAATTATACAGGATAA
- the rplI gene encoding 50S ribosomal protein L9 — MFTMKVVLLTDVKNYGKKGEVVNVSDGYGKNYLLPRKLAVIATSEALKINQKVIENKKIQREMELEDLQKIKEQLALITLQFKLKSNNGKVSGAISSKQICEQLVQKYNIKIDKHKFVKFNPINELGITNINIKLDVTIIAQLKVEVLGE; from the coding sequence ATGTTTACAATGAAAGTTGTACTTTTAACGGATGTTAAAAATTATGGTAAAAAAGGTGAAGTTGTTAATGTTAGTGATGGTTATGGTAAAAATTATTTATTACCTAGAAAATTAGCTGTAATTGCTACATCAGAAGCATTAAAAATTAATCAAAAAGTAATTGAAAATAAAAAAATACAACGAGAAATGGAATTAGAAGATTTACAAAAAATTAAAGAACAATTAGCTTTAATTACTTTACAATTTAAATTAAAAAGTAATAATGGTAAAGTTTCTGGTGCTATTTCTTCAAAACAAATTTGTGAACAACTAGTGCAAAAATATAACATTAAAATTGATAAACATAAATTTGTTAAATTTAATCCTATTAATGAATTAGGTATAACTAACATTAATATTAAATTAGATGTTACAATTATTGCACAATTAAAGGTTGAAGTTTTAGGAGAATAA
- a CDS encoding DHH family phosphoesterase translates to MFKSLRNYHLIMIVWLVVEILIGLTYFIVNIETAEQVVTITVILSLVLGNFIIVCLYIFLFSLWIRHRYINTAEIIKLNNAQALTFGSVGMIVLDSDLSIMWVSEFLEDKGLGRLIGKSIVKLSRDLEQLISNNITQITLKIEDMLYDAIYLVQTRTILLQETTKYHFLYNKLQQEKLVFGVISIDNFYNSLQKLRVENQIRVEAFIKTELNDFANNYSGLLLGNIEDGYNILLYQNEFNKARNDNFPLIKNIREGVKKFKADITLSAGFSYGNAISKDLYDLAIESKELAVYRGGDQVVIREFGGNTVFIGGTIEAKQSESKINIRMFAQSLYNEIKLAENILVMGHAAADFDSISSGTAIIEIAKSLNKSAHYVINQNEVDEKTLKILHELVPESYISRNFITGKQALKFLHANTLLIVVDTHNPQRVDSPDLLSKAVKIIVIDHHRVSDESISSTITSYIDAGTSSTAEAMTEIIYYNDFNNIESEFLWNIMFAGILIDTNNFQVRTTRRTFEACGLLTDWGASPSKVKGLLKNSLNELIDKFALISHAQEIKKGFLVAVGDENLEVHTSYLAQISEMLLDLRDCKASFTIAYDRQGRACLSARSNGEINVQIICENLGGGGHFSAAAVQSSKLGIRALYDELVKLIESGVYQSESATTERY, encoded by the coding sequence GTGTTCAAATCGTTAAGAAATTATCATTTAATAATGATTGTTTGATTAGTAGTTGAAATTTTAATTGGCTTGACTTATTTTATTGTTAATATTGAGACAGCAGAACAAGTGGTCACTATTACTGTAATTTTAAGTTTAGTTTTAGGTAATTTTATTATTGTTTGTCTTTATATTTTTTTATTTAGTTTATGAATTCGTCATCGTTATATTAACACAGCCGAAATCATAAAATTAAATAATGCACAAGCTTTAACTTTTGGTAGTGTTGGTATGATTGTTTTGGATAGTGATTTATCAATTATGTGAGTAAGTGAATTTTTAGAAGATAAAGGTTTAGGTAGATTAATTGGAAAATCAATTGTTAAACTATCAAGAGATTTAGAACAATTAATTAGTAATAATATTACTCAAATTACACTTAAAATTGAAGATATGCTTTATGATGCTATTTATTTAGTACAAACTAGAACAATTTTGTTACAAGAAACAACTAAATATCATTTCTTATATAATAAATTACAGCAAGAAAAATTAGTTTTTGGTGTAATTAGTATTGATAATTTTTATAATTCTTTACAAAAATTAAGAGTTGAGAATCAAATTCGTGTTGAAGCATTTATTAAAACTGAATTAAATGATTTTGCTAATAATTATTCAGGTTTATTATTAGGTAATATTGAAGATGGTTACAATATTTTACTTTATCAAAATGAATTTAATAAAGCAAGAAATGATAACTTTCCACTTATTAAAAATATTCGAGAAGGTGTTAAAAAATTTAAAGCAGATATTACGTTATCTGCTGGTTTCTCTTATGGTAATGCTATTAGTAAAGATCTATATGATTTGGCTATTGAAAGTAAAGAGTTAGCAGTTTATCGTGGTGGTGATCAAGTAGTTATTCGTGAATTTGGTGGTAATACAGTTTTTATTGGAGGTACTATTGAAGCAAAACAATCAGAATCTAAAATTAATATTAGAATGTTTGCACAATCATTATATAATGAAATAAAATTAGCAGAAAACATTTTAGTTATGGGACATGCAGCTGCTGATTTTGATAGTATTTCTTCAGGAACAGCCATTATTGAAATTGCTAAAAGTTTAAATAAAAGTGCTCATTATGTTATTAATCAAAATGAAGTTGATGAAAAAACATTAAAAATTCTTCATGAACTTGTTCCTGAAAGTTATATTAGTCGTAATTTTATTACAGGTAAACAAGCACTTAAATTTCTTCATGCAAATACTTTATTAATTGTTGTTGATACTCATAATCCGCAACGCGTTGATAGTCCTGATTTATTAAGTAAAGCTGTAAAAATTATTGTTATTGATCATCATCGTGTTTCTGATGAATCAATTAGTAGTACCATTACTTCTTATATTGATGCAGGAACTTCTTCAACAGCTGAAGCAATGACAGAAATTATTTATTATAATGATTTTAATAATATTGAATCAGAATTTTTATGAAATATAATGTTTGCAGGTATTTTAATTGATACTAATAATTTCCAAGTAAGAACAACAAGAAGAACTTTTGAAGCCTGTGGATTATTAACTGATTGAGGCGCTTCTCCTTCTAAAGTTAAAGGATTATTGAAAAATAGTTTAAATGAACTAATTGATAAATTTGCTTTAATTAGTCACGCCCAAGAAATTAAAAAAGGATTTTTAGTTGCTGTTGGTGATGAAAACTTAGAAGTACATACTTCATATTTAGCCCAAATTTCAGAAATGTTGTTAGACTTACGTGATTGTAAAGCATCATTTACTATTGCTTATGATCGTCAAGGACGTGCCTGTTTATCAGCACGAAGCAACGGTGAAATAAATGTTCAAATTATTTGTGAAAACTTAGGTGGTGGTGGTCACTTTAGTGCTGCTGCTGTCCAAAGTAGTAAATTGGGAATTAGAGCATTGTATGATGAATTGGTAAAACTAATTGAAAGTGGTGTATATCAAAGTGAGAGTGCTACTACTGAAAGGTATTAA
- the rpsR gene encoding 30S ribosomal protein S18, whose protein sequence is MNTGKPRNFTRRKSCFITKNNITYIDYKDIELLSKFMGNNSKILPARTTGTNPKYQRLIAKNIKRAQIMGLLRYSR, encoded by the coding sequence ATGAACACTGGTAAACCAAGAAATTTTACAAGAAGAAAATCTTGTTTTATTACTAAAAATAATATTACTTATATTGATTATAAAGATATTGAATTACTAAGTAAATTTATGGGTAATAATAGCAAAATTTTGCCAGCAAGAACAACAGGTACTAATCCAAAGTATCAACGTTTAATTGCTAAAAATATAAAACGTGCCCAAATCATGGGATTATTAAGATATTCAAGATAA
- a CDS encoding single-stranded DNA-binding protein, whose amino-acid sequence MNIVTLIGRITRDLKLYQTSTGKPFIFFTLAVNNIQNQADYISCVAWNKVAENMTNYLVKGSLISVSGRLSVRKSTDQNGKELYITEVVAQTVTFLDNRKKDSSDNNANINYSKPRDENKIHLDDAFKSPNYSTDIAFTNTNQLQEKETAIQNIEFDEEDIIWDLNN is encoded by the coding sequence ATGAATATTGTTACATTAATTGGTAGAATCACTCGTGATTTAAAGTTATATCAAACTTCAACAGGAAAACCTTTTATTTTTTTTACACTTGCAGTTAATAATATTCAAAATCAAGCTGATTATATTTCGTGTGTGGCTTGAAATAAAGTTGCTGAAAATATGACTAATTATTTAGTTAAAGGTTCTTTAATTTCAGTTTCAGGAAGACTGTCAGTAAGAAAATCAACCGATCAAAATGGAAAAGAACTATATATTACTGAAGTGGTTGCACAAACTGTTACTTTTTTAGATAATCGTAAAAAAGATAGTAGTGATAATAATGCTAATATTAATTATTCAAAACCAAGAGATGAGAATAAAATTCATTTAGATGATGCTTTTAAAAGTCCTAATTATAGTACTGATATTGCCTTTACTAATACTAATCAGCTTCAAGAAAAAGAAACTGCTATTCAAAATATAGAATTTGATGAAGAAGATATCATTTGAGATTTAAATAATTAA